AATTGTTGACTAAACTCAAGGCATCAAAGGAACTCAAGTTTAAAATGCCGAGTGAGCCAGCTGGTGGCTGTCGCCCCTCAATCCCAAGCTGCCTGTGCACTGAGGAAATCACCCTGactgtaaaacaaaaaaacatggagACAAGGGTTACTACGGCAGCTTTTCTCACCCTGCCTCCCAGGAGGCTCAGCCAGCAGCTCTCACCCAGACTCCAGGTGTTCGTTCCCACTTCACAGACACACCAAGACTCCAGACACAAACTAAAAAATTTCCCCAAACCTCTCACTCCCTTTAAAATTGCTTCCCAGCATGCAATTCACACAAGGAAATTTGGCATATTTATTTAGACTTAACTCAAGACAACTCTCTAAGAAACTGAATCTTACAGCAGAAATGAAGAACCGAAGTAGCTCCCCACGGAGCTTGGCTCGTCCACTCATCGTTGGCCACTCTACAGAGCGGTAGTTTCTCTGTAGGCACATTCGCTCAGAAGCACCACAGGCCACCCCCAGGCAGGATGCTGGGGTTCCAGagcctgtacacacacaaagacaacgGTATCTTCCTGGCTGAATAGCTGACAGCAGCTGACTAAAGGTGCAAGGTTCAGTCCTGCTGACCTCAGACGCACAGCGCATCTCCAGACTGTCAATACTTCCATCAGCAAGTTTGTTAAGACAAACAATAGATTGTGGAGGACTCAGCATCATACAGGGCAAGCAGATTTGCTTTAAAACACGTTTAAATGAaaaagcagaaaagcagaaaCTGCTCAAATCACTGAGCTCCACGAGGAAGGAAACACACAGTACTTAAAGCAGGTTTACAACATAGGTATTTACAGTTACCTGAGGTGCGAGCTTTCCAAcagttcccaccccaccccaccccacccccaaatgatTTCATTTCAGCAGCGCTCAAGTATGCAAAAACTTATTTGGTCAATTCTGTAAAAAAGTATTTAGGGACAAAATAGATTTGCATCCCCATTGTGCAGCCCAACTGCCCCCACTAGTTTTTATTGCTATTTGGTACAAAGTTGACAGAACTTTAGAGAATGTAGTGTTCCTTCTCTGCTCGAGAGTCTCTGCCCAGCACAGTCACGGCTTGTTCAGTAGCTCTCACAAGATGGATCAACTTGTGATTCCGTGGAAAGTATGTACTGCAACCAGCGAGACCTAAGGGGAAAGGGTTGAAAGGGATTAAGAAAAAGCACATTGTTGAAGGATCGATCGTATGGAAtgagctgggaaaatggctctATAATTCCAAAGGAAGACccacgtcaggcagctcacaactgtccaaaGGATCAAACACCCTCTTTTAAAAGTCAAGAGCGTTTGCACTCACAGGCCATTcactcacagaaacacacataagcATCGTacttcagggctggagatggttcagcggctaagaacacactgactgttcttccagagaacccgggttaaattcccagcacccacacctgtCTGTAGCTCTAAGATCTGACAACCTCGCACAGACAACATTCAGGCAAAGCACcgatgcaaataaaaataatgaaaaaataagagTAATATTTTAAAGCACACATGAATCGACTAGGGGAACCTAAAAGTGCAAAAGATTCCTCTTACACCAACTTCACAACCTATACAGCTAGAGACTAGATCATGTGTTCATGGACTACTCGGAGGGATGAGATAATTACATCAAGAACCAGAACCCAGCACTCATCTGGCAACCACAACTGTCACACCACACCCTCTGAAGGGTTACCCCGGGCCCTATTCCCGACGCTGGAGCATCTTCTCATCTCTGCATCCCGGCTGGctccatccatgtgcacacaggatGGCCTTATGGAACTCACCAGAGAGACAGCTGCCTCTATCCAGAAGCCTAGCTATTTAACTGCAGTGCTCAATAAGGCTTAAGCCTAAGGAGGCATCTTGACATAGCAGCTGCCCAGGCTGTGACATCTGAACAGACAGCCATGCAGTGCTGGCTAACAAGGCCTCCCTCAGCTCAGGAAGTTGCCACTCATACAAGGCTGACTTGTTAAGCCCAAACATACCTCTGCTTGCCGGTCCCCAGTTCCTTTCCTGGAACAGATTAAGGACTCTGAATATTCTGAATCGGTTCTGAACCAAGAAAGCAGGTGCAGCTTCAGCTCTGTATAGACCCAAGACAATGCTAGGCAGAGGCGGGACTCCAGGAAGCCTGTCTTCTCACACTGGCTCAGAGTATGTGCCTCCCAGCCTCAGGTCCAAGGCCCGTCTATTTCCAGCAGACCTATTGTAACCTTTGGTCACTGGGTAGAAGGAGGGCAGCCATGGACTGTGTGTGCAGCACCCCAATTCAGCCTCCTTTCCAAGCAGCAGGAGTTGGGGTGTGGCCCGTGGAgccctaacctaacctaacctaaccgcATGGCTGCAGAGAGGCTTCCAGTACAATTCACCAGATACTCGCTACATAAAAATATTCAACTACTTCATGGGCTATCGTGACTATTTAACTACGGCAAGACACTCTACTCTCGGTCCCTGAGTATTGTaaactttaaaatagttttaaaaaacagaactgGGGCCACTTAGATGGCTCATCTGGTGCAGGCACTGGGTGCCGAGCCTGCCGATCTGAGTATCTCATGtatgggaagagaaaacaaagacgCTCTACTCGCACCCCCAGCACACAATCAacatacatcatttaaaaataataatcattaatttttttaagaagaatACAATAAAGATAGGTAACACTCACCTTTTTCCCAAAAAATCGGAAATCAAGTTTTTTTGTCATTTGGTCGGTAATGTGTATTTCCAATACAGTTCTCATAGCCTCTCTTCTGAAGCATGCTATTGGACAGGTGCTGATACGACACAGGCCTCTTTCCTAATTGAAGAGAAAGGATGAGGTCACTCAGAGGCCAGGACCAGCAATACGACAGGAGGTCCAGGTCTGTCTATGAAGGTGTCCGATCAGAGACTAAGAAGGGGCAAACCTTCAatcccagaggctgaggcagagacaggcagacagcctagcttacaaagtgagttcaaggccagtcaggccTACAAAAACACACCTTCTCTTACAAAGAaatgccaggcctggtggcattcacccttagtcccagcacttagaggtaGAGCAGGGGGGCTGTCTAGAAGactgagtctagcctggtctacacggtgagttctggggcagctagggctgcatagtgagagcctgtctcgaaaaataggtaggtaggcaggcaggcaggcaggcaggcaggcaggcaggcaggcaggcaggcaggcaggcaggcaggcagacagacaagcaAGCAATCACACACACCAAGTTGGTTCAGTTAAGGCACTTGCCACATAAGACTGGAGACCTGAATGTAGTGGAAGAGAACCAACTCAAGTgtctacacacatcacacacaagcaAGAGAAAACAAGGCACTTAAGTCTACACATATCATAAATCAAAACTCTGCAAAACAGGAAAGAGGTTAAGCACTTCTGCTGAAAGATCATGAAATACTGGACACCTAAATCCACATGTAGAAAAACTACTGCTTCAGGGGTAGGGATGTAGGTCAGTTGGTATGTTTGCCAAAAGCACACAAAAGGCCCTGGGTCAGACAGCCTACACCCACAAAAGCCACACATTACCACTTCAGCACTGCCATCGATGAAACACTCGTGTCTGCAGCAGCAAGTGCCCGGAGTGCACTGCACTAACAGCGGTTCTCAGGGCTTTACATACAAATCAGAATCAAACCGTCTCTCCTCCCAGGCCAACACTCTGCCCCAGTATCACTCCAACCCTAAAAAGTCTGACCTTGGCTGTCTCTTTGGAGCAGCACAAACCCACAACACCACGATTTAGACAGGTGGTCTACCTTCCCCCAAGCACTGGAAAGCACCAGAAAGCTCCATAAAACACAGCAAGGAAAGCAGTTCCCCATGGGAACTCCGAGGACACACACAAGATGACCATTACATACAAGACACCCTCAACAGACCCAACAGCAGACAATAAGTGTACCAGTGTCAGTCTCTAGCACAACAACACAGAAGAACCCCAAACCACACCACAGTGGGTGCAGTGTTGGCCATGACTTGTGGAAAGGATAAGAGGGTTGTGACAAAGGACCTAAGCAGGGTCTCTCATGGTGGCAGTCATGTTTAGTTTTTTCTTGGGATTGGTCTATATAGCCAGGCTTTAAATCAAATGCCTCGATCATccaatgctgggatgacagacatgcaccaccatgcccagctagctAGTACCTGGACTTCAACAGCAAGGAAAGGAACtacttttagtttgtttttattgttttattctacATCAGTTCCTTAAAAGAAACTCAAGACACTCCTGCAAAGTTAAGCTCTGAAGGCCCATCCATAATTCACTGCTGCATGCTGGGTGGGTATGGAGGAATGCTTGCTTGCACCTGAGCCCCTAAACTCAGCACCAACCCAGTGCCTATGGTAGTACCTTCGAGGGCTGGGCTGGTGCCTGTGTGTCCCACAGGCCCACAGGTATACAGAGGTCCAGAGGCACTATAGGGCTTCTGCATGGTCAACACACTGGGCGACTCCACCTCCCCGGGGCTCAGGAAACAGGCTTTGGGGGACAGGACAGACGATGGACACACAGGTTCTGGTAACAGCGAGGTGATGTTCCTGACCACAGGGTACTTGCGCAGCTCAAAGCCCCTTCTCCCGTTGGGCCCAGGATGTTCTGTATCCAGGGCCACCACACTTGATTTGAGCCTTTTGGGAAGTGGCTCACTGAACTCTGCTGTGGCACTGCCTGCATTCCGATGGCAGTAGTAGTCTCTCCCTTGAGGCACCCATGGGCTATCAACCTTCATGGGATACTCCATGGAACCGTTGCCATTACTACTGCTGAGTGGAGTCTGAGATGGGGCAGCTGGCAGGGCCTTGAGCTTCGGCTCGGGTCTTTTCACCTTATCCATAGCAGCAGAGATGCCACCTTTGGGAAACAGCTCTGACTGCTGCTGCCTGGTGGCCCCGAGGCCCCCAGTAGGCTGTGGCCTGTGTGACTTCAGGTTACTTGGAGCTAAAGTGCTGTTGTCTGGCCCTGATGTCTGGGGAGCTTTGCTTGGTCCCGAAGTGCCCTGTCGGACCTTTTCTGGGTGCAGGGACTTGGCCTGTGATGAGAAGGCAGGCTTGACCTTAGGCTTGTGCAGGCCGGATAAGGGAGGCACATCTTTGCCCAGCAGGGCAGGAGGACAGCCTGTCCGCCGGCTCCTCAGCACTGACTTGCTACTGCAGTTCTTGTGGGTGTCAGGGTAGTACCTGTGCTCTAGTCTCTGGTGCATCAACAGAACTTCCGGATAAAAGGTCTTAAAGGTACAAAAGGGGCAGGCGGTGCTGGGAATGAGACACTTGCTCAGAGAGATAGCAGGAGAGGGGTGGAGTGCCCCAAGGGACAGATTCAAAGGCCTGTCCTGGCAGTCAGCACCGGGCTTGTACCTGCCGTCGGCCTCCCACTCCATCTTCTCCCTACGGCTAGCTTCCCAGGCCAGGGGCCCACCCGCTTCGAGTTTACAGGCAGGGCCACTGGCCTGAGGTTCGCCAGCTGCTCTCCTTTTCGGCACGTCCAGATAAGCAGGGGCAGGACTCTTTTGCACTTTCTCGCCGTCGTCAGCTGCATTTTTATGGAAATCCTGAGTATCCTTGTGTGCTGGTGAGAGAACACTCTGGAAGACAGAAGGCGTCTCCTTAAGCTGCTTGGCAGGCAGGCTGCCCTTAACATCTTTGGCACCATCAAGAAATCGTTTCAAATTTTTGGTGTGCGCATTGTCAGTGGTTCGTAATGCTTCCTGTGTCTCCTGGTTCCGGCCTTCACTTTTAGCCTCGGCCGCAGCATCCACCAGCTGCTTGTCCTTGTGATGTCTCTCCAGGTGGTACCTCAGAGAGGTCTTCTGGGCTGCGGCATACTCACAGAACTCACATTTGTACGGCTTCTCACCTACAACGAGATATTCCACTGTATCATGCATGACGTTTAGGAAAGGCGCCAAAAACAGCTCTGCAAGCTAGACAAGCTATCTGTCAATCTTCTTATCTAGGCCATCTCAGCACCCCAGTGCGCTGCACACTTACTTAAACCTGCCTTTCCCTGAAAAAACTTACTGCATGCTTTAAATGACCTGACCTTCGCTGCTGCCTGGTGGCAGAGTCTGTGCACTT
The Microtus pennsylvanicus isolate mMicPen1 chromosome 2, mMicPen1.hap1, whole genome shotgun sequence DNA segment above includes these coding regions:
- the Znf217 gene encoding zinc finger protein 217 is translated as MPTQSLLVYMDGPEVIGSSLGTQMEVDDAVSIKGPAVVPFRAAQERSMTPAEGHMPLDCMFCSQAFSHAEDLNQHVLLQHRPTLCEPAVLRVEAEYLSPLDKGQVPTEPPKEKNCKDNEELSCDVCGQTFPGAFDVESHMKKHKDSFTYGCSMCGRRFKEPWFLKNHMRTHNGKSGTRSKLQQGLESPVTINEVVQAHVAGNISTPYKICMVCGFLFPNKQSLIEHSKVHAKETTSSASSTAPDAQQEGPTSPREELLQFLNLRPRSHPETTVKPITCIPQLDPFTTYQAWQLATKGKVAIAQEEVKESGQEGSTDNDDSCSEKEELGEIWIGGKSEGSAKSKTNRSSCPGLSQDREKPRHANSEVPSGDGDPKLPSSKEKPTHCSECSKAFRTYHQLVLHSRVHKKDRRADVPSPTMSVDGRQPGTCSPDLASTLEDSGAVDREGGSEDGSEDGLPEGLHLDKNDDGGKAKPLPSSRECSYCGKFFRSNYYLNIHLRTHTGEKPYKCEFCEYAAAQKTSLRYHLERHHKDKQLVDAAAEAKSEGRNQETQEALRTTDNAHTKNLKRFLDGAKDVKGSLPAKQLKETPSVFQSVLSPAHKDTQDFHKNAADDGEKVQKSPAPAYLDVPKRRAAGEPQASGPACKLEAGGPLAWEASRREKMEWEADGRYKPGADCQDRPLNLSLGALHPSPAISLSKCLIPSTACPFCTFKTFYPEVLLMHQRLEHRYYPDTHKNCSSKSVLRSRRTGCPPALLGKDVPPLSGLHKPKVKPAFSSQAKSLHPEKVRQGTSGPSKAPQTSGPDNSTLAPSNLKSHRPQPTGGLGATRQQQSELFPKGGISAAMDKVKRPEPKLKALPAAPSQTPLSSSNGNGSMEYPMKVDSPWVPQGRDYYCHRNAGSATAEFSEPLPKRLKSSVVALDTEHPGPNGRRGFELRKYPVVRNITSLLPEPVCPSSVLSPKACFLSPGEVESPSVLTMQKPYSASGPLYTCGPVGHTGTSPALEGKRPVSYQHLSNSMLQKRGYENCIGNTHYRPNDKKT